The genomic stretch CGGGCCGGTGCTCTACCTCGCCGGCGACGCCTCGTCCTACGTCACCGGGGAGTTCCACTCGGTGTCGGGGGGCATGCCGCGTGGATGACGGTCCCGTGGTCCCTCTCGTCTTCGACGGTGAGGTGGCCGTGGTGACCGGGGCGGCCGGAGGGCTCGGCCGGGCCCATGCCCTCCTCCTCGCCGAGCGGGGATGCCGGGTGGTGGTCAACGACGTCGGCCTCCCCCACGGTGACGACGTGCCCTCGGCGGCGACCGTCGTCGCCGAGATCGTGGCCGCCGGGGGCGAGGCCACGACCGACAGCCACGACGTCGTGACCGACGGTGCGGCCGTCGTCGACACGGCGCTGGGCGCCTACGGCCGGGTCGACATCGTGGTCAACAACGCCGGCATCGGGGCCGGCGGCCCGATCGGGCCGGGAGTCGAGGCCCGGTGGCGCCCGACGATCGACGTCACGCTGCGGGGCTCGATCGCCGTCACCGCGGCCGCCTGGCCCCACCTCGCGGCCGCTCCCGCCGGCCGCGTCGTGATGACCTCGTCGCCGTCGATGTTCGGGGCCTCGACCACCCCGCCGTACTCGGCGGCGAAGTCGGCGCTCTACGGCCTCACCCGGTCGCTCGCCGGGCAGGGGCGGCGCGACGGCATCGGCGTGAACGCGATCATGCCGTCGGCGTGGACCCGCCTGACCCGCTCCCTCCCGGCGGGGCCGATGGCCGAGCTGTTCGCCGCCCGGTACCCGCCCGAGGACGTGGCGTCGTTCGTGGCGTGGCTGTGCCATCCGAGCTGCACCGTGTCGGGCGAGTCGTTCTCGGTCGGCGCCGGGCGGGCGGCACGTGTGGTGCTCGGTGAGAACCGGGGCGTGGTGCTCGAGGACCGGGAGCCGGCTCGCTGGGCGGCCGCCGTCGACGAGCTGATGGCCACCGACGAGGTGGTGTTCCCCCGCTCGATGAACGACGAGGTCACCTGGCAGGCCCACACCCTGGGTGGCGACCTCCCCGAGGCGCTGGCTCCCGGAGGGGCGCTCCACTGGGCGCGTCGGCCCCGCTGAACCGGTCGGCTCAGCTCAGGGCGTCGACCACGTGGTCGACGCAGACGGTGAGCGCCGCCACGTCGTCGGGGTCGATGGCCGGGAACAGCGCCACCCGGATCTGGTTCCGCCCCAGCTTGCGGTAGGCCTCGGTGTCGACGATGCCGTTGGCCCGCAGCACCTTGCTCACGACGGTGGCGTCGATCGAGTCGTCCAGGTCGATGGTGGCCACCACGTGGCTGCGATCCGCCGGGTCCTTCACGAAGGGGGTGGCCCACGGGCGGCTCTCGGCCCAGTCGTAGATCGTGGCCGCCGACCGGTCGCAGCGTGACGCCGCGAAGTGCAGGCCGCCGTTCTCGTTGATCCACTCGGCCTGGTGGGTGGCCAGGAAGACGGTGGCCAGCGCCGGCGTGTTGTAGGTCTGGTCCTTGCGGGAGTTGGCGAGGGCCACCGTGAGGCTGAGGGACTCCGGTATCCAGCGCTCGGACGCCCCGATGCGCTCGATGCGCTCGACGGCGGCGGGGGAGACCGCCGCCAGCCAGAGCCCACCGTCAGAGGCGAGGCACTTCTGGGGGGCGAAGTAGTAGACGTCGGTCTGTGCGGGATCGAAGCGCAGCCCGCCGGCGGCGGAGGTCGCGTCGACCAGCACGAGGGCGTCGTCCCTCGTCGTGCCCTCGGGGCGCACGAGGGGCATCGCCACCCCGGTCGAGGTCTCGTTGTGGGTGAAGCAGTAGGCGTCGACGTCGGGGTCGGCGACCGGATCGGGGTGGGTGCCCGGTTCGCTGCGGAGGACCTGGGGCTCGTCGAGGAACGGGGCGGCGGCGGTGGCAGCCGCGAACTTCGAGGAGAACTCACCGAAGGTGAGGTGCTGGCTCCGGCGTTCGACGAGGCCGAACGTGGCGACGTCCCAGAAGACCGTCGATCCCCCGTTGCCGAGCATGATCTCGTAGCCGTCGGGCAGGGCGAACAGCTCGGCGAGGGCGTTGCGCAGTCGGCTCACCATGATCTGCACCGGTAGCTGGCGGTGGCTGGTGCCCAGGTAGTCGGACTCGGCGGTCAGGGCGGCCAGCGCCTCGGGACGGATCTTCGACGGTCCGCAGCCGAAACGGCCGTCGGCCGGCTTGAGGTCGGCGGGGATGGTGATCTGGGGGACGGAGGGGCTCACCGGGCGAGTCTCGCGCCTCGGCCGCGCCGGTCGAAACCGGATGGCGCAACTCGGACGGGCGCCCATCGCCGCTCCGGTAGCGTCGGCCCCGTCCGGTACCCCCGCCGAAGGATCTCCCATGTCCGAGCGCCTGTCCGCCCGCGTCGCCGCCATCACCGAGTCGGCCACCCTCGCCGTCGACGCCAAGGCCAAGGCCCTGAAGGCCGCGGGGGAACCGGTGATCGGCTTCGGGGCCGGTGAGCCCGACTTCCCGTCGCCGCCCCACGTCGTGGAGGCGGCCCAGGCGGCGTGCGCCGACCCCCGGAACCACCGCTACAGCCCGGCCGGCGGCCTTCCCGAGCTCAAGGCGGCGGTGGCCGAGGCCACCAACCGCCACTCCGGCACCGCGGTGACCCCCGCGCAGGTGCTGATCACCAACGGCGGCAAGCACGCCGTGTACAACGCCTTCGAGGCGTTGCTCAACCCCGGCGACGAGGTGCTGTTGCCGGCGCCGTACTGGACGACCTATCCCGAGCCGATCGCCCTGGCCGGGGGCACCACCGTGGTGCTGCCCACCGGGGTCGAGAGCGGCTTCCGGGTCACCGTCGACCAGCTCGAGGCGGCCCGCACCCCGCGCACCAAGGCGCTGGTCTTCGTGTCGCCGTCCAACCCCACCGGCGCCGTGTACCCGCCCGACGAGGTACGGGCCATCGGCGAGTGGGCGGTCGAGCACGGCATCTGGGTGCTCACCGACGAGATCTACGAGTACCTCACCTTCGGCGACCACGTCTTCTCGTCGATGCCGGGCCTCGTCCCCGAGCTCGCCGACACCTGCGTCATCCTCAACGGCGTCGCCAAGACCTACGCCATGACCGGGTGGCGCGTCGGGTGGATGATCGGCCCGGCCGACGTGGTGAAGGCCGCCACCAACCTCCAGTCCCACTCCACCTCCAACGTCGCCAACGTCTCCCAGCGGGCGGCGCTGGCCGCGCTGGAGGGGGGTCTCGAGTACGTCGACGGGATGCGTACGGCCTTCGCCCGGCGGGCGAGGCTCATCCACGACCTGTTGAACGAGATCCCCGGTGTGACGAGCATGGCGCCCCAGGGGGCCTTCTACGCGTTCCCGTCGTTCGAGGGCGTGCTCGGACGTCCCGTCGGCGGAACCACCCCGACGTCGACGATCGAGCTCGCCGAGGTGGTGCTCGACGAGGCCAAGGTGGCGATCGTGCCCGGTGAGGCGTTCGGGGCGCCCGGCTACGCCCGCCTGTCGTTCGCGGTGAGCGACGACGACATCGTCGAGGGCGTCGGGCGCATCGCCGACCTCCTCCGACGATGACCGAGGTCGTCCCTCACGGGTCGTGGTCCTCGCCGATCACCCCGGCGGCGATCGTGGCCCGGTCGGCGTCGATCGGCGAGCTGGCGGTCGGCCCGGTCGGGGTGTGGTGGGCCGAGGGGCGCCCTGAGGAGGGCGGTCGGGTGCAGCTGGTCCGCCAGGGCGCCGACGGCACCCCGGTCGACATGCTCCCCGAGGGGTTCTCGGCCCGGACCCGGGTCCACGAGTACGGCGGCGGGGCCTGGTACCTGCACGGTCCCGATGTCGTGTTCGCCAACTGGGCGGACCAGCGCCTGTACCGCCTCGACGGCGGCACCGACGCCCCGATACCGCTGACGCCCGAGCCGGCCATCCCGATGGGCGACCGCTACGCCGACGGCCGACCCACCGCCGACGGTCGATGGTGGGTGTGCGTCCGCGAGCGTCACCACACCGAGGGCGAGCCGAGCAACGAGATCGTGGCGGTGGCCCTGCGCCCTCGCGGTGAGCCCGGTGAACCGATCGTGCTCGTGTCGGGCTCGGACTTCGTGGCCGGTCCCCGGCCCAGCCCGGACGGACGGTTCCTCGCCTTCTTCCGCTGGAACCACCCCGACCTGCCGTGGGACGGCACCGAGCTGTGCGTGGTCACCCTCGACGACGGCCCGGACCGCCAGGAGGACCTCGCGGCGGGGCCGGTCGTGGTGCTGGCCGGCGGGCGCGACGAGTCGATCAGCCAGCCCGAGTGGACGCCCGACGGTTCGCTGCTGTTCGTCTCCGACCGGACCAACTGGTGGAACCTCCACCGCCTCGACGCCGACGCCGTCGTCACGAGGGTGGCGGCCGGCCCGGGAGCGCCGCCGCCGGAGCCGCAGTCGGTGGCTCCCATCGAGGCCGAGGTCGGGGTGCCCCACTGGGTGTTCGACCAGTCGCGCTACGCCCTCCTCGCCGACGGCCGCATCCTGGTGGCGTACTTCCGGGACGGGCTCGACCACCTCGGGGTCGTCCCCGCCGGCGGGGGATCGGTCCTCCCGCTCGCTTCGGACGTCACGGCGTGGTCGTCGCTCCGCGGCTTCGGCGAGGGTGCCGTCGCCGTCGGCGCGTCACCGGTCACCGAGGCCACCGTGTACGCCCTCGACGTGCCGGCCGACGTCGACC from Acidimicrobiales bacterium encodes the following:
- a CDS encoding SDR family NAD(P)-dependent oxidoreductase, yielding MDDGPVVPLVFDGEVAVVTGAAGGLGRAHALLLAERGCRVVVNDVGLPHGDDVPSAATVVAEIVAAGGEATTDSHDVVTDGAAVVDTALGAYGRVDIVVNNAGIGAGGPIGPGVEARWRPTIDVTLRGSIAVTAAAWPHLAAAPAGRVVMTSSPSMFGASTTPPYSAAKSALYGLTRSLAGQGRRDGIGVNAIMPSAWTRLTRSLPAGPMAELFAARYPPEDVASFVAWLCHPSCTVSGESFSVGAGRAARVVLGENRGVVLEDREPARWAAAVDELMATDEVVFPRSMNDEVTWQAHTLGGDLPEALAPGGALHWARRPR
- the serC gene encoding phosphoserine transaminase; protein product: MSPSVPQITIPADLKPADGRFGCGPSKIRPEALAALTAESDYLGTSHRQLPVQIMVSRLRNALAELFALPDGYEIMLGNGGSTVFWDVATFGLVERRSQHLTFGEFSSKFAAATAAAPFLDEPQVLRSEPGTHPDPVADPDVDAYCFTHNETSTGVAMPLVRPEGTTRDDALVLVDATSAAGGLRFDPAQTDVYYFAPQKCLASDGGLWLAAVSPAAVERIERIGASERWIPESLSLTVALANSRKDQTYNTPALATVFLATHQAEWINENGGLHFAASRCDRSAATIYDWAESRPWATPFVKDPADRSHVVATIDLDDSIDATVVSKVLRANGIVDTEAYRKLGRNQIRVALFPAIDPDDVAALTVCVDHVVDALS
- a CDS encoding pyridoxal phosphate-dependent aminotransferase — translated: MSERLSARVAAITESATLAVDAKAKALKAAGEPVIGFGAGEPDFPSPPHVVEAAQAACADPRNHRYSPAGGLPELKAAVAEATNRHSGTAVTPAQVLITNGGKHAVYNAFEALLNPGDEVLLPAPYWTTYPEPIALAGGTTVVLPTGVESGFRVTVDQLEAARTPRTKALVFVSPSNPTGAVYPPDEVRAIGEWAVEHGIWVLTDEIYEYLTFGDHVFSSMPGLVPELADTCVILNGVAKTYAMTGWRVGWMIGPADVVKAATNLQSHSTSNVANVSQRAALAALEGGLEYVDGMRTAFARRARLIHDLLNEIPGVTSMAPQGAFYAFPSFEGVLGRPVGGTTPTSTIELAEVVLDEAKVAIVPGEAFGAPGYARLSFAVSDDDIVEGVGRIADLLRR
- a CDS encoding prolyl oligopeptidase family serine peptidase, with the protein product MTEVVPHGSWSSPITPAAIVARSASIGELAVGPVGVWWAEGRPEEGGRVQLVRQGADGTPVDMLPEGFSARTRVHEYGGGAWYLHGPDVVFANWADQRLYRLDGGTDAPIPLTPEPAIPMGDRYADGRPTADGRWWVCVRERHHTEGEPSNEIVAVALRPRGEPGEPIVLVSGSDFVAGPRPSPDGRFLAFFRWNHPDLPWDGTELCVVTLDDGPDRQEDLAAGPVVVLAGGRDESISQPEWTPDGSLLFVSDRTNWWNLHRLDADAVVTRVAAGPGAPPPEPQSVAPIEAEVGVPHWVFDQSRYALLADGRILVAYFRDGLDHLGVVPAGGGSVLPLASDVTAWSSLRGFGEGAVAVGASPVTEATVYALDVPADVDPDGTTPVGHAVLRPPRDLGVAPEWFSRPHPILFATTGDRFAHALHYPPTSPTTVGPDDEAPPLIVMIHGGPTSAARPQLNLGVQFWTSRGFGVVDVNYGGSTGYGRSYRRRLIGEWGIVDVDDCVGATRYLVDHGHADRDRLIIRGGSAGGFTTLAALTFREVFAAGCSMYGVADLEALARDTHKFEARYLDSLVGPYPARRDLYEERSPIHHTDELECPLLVLQGLEDEVVPPAQSEMIVAALADKGVPHAYLAFEGEQHGFRRAETIIRALEAEASFYAQVLGFDLADDIEPLDVVGL